One Raphanus sativus cultivar WK10039 unplaced genomic scaffold, ASM80110v3 Scaffold4113, whole genome shotgun sequence DNA segment encodes these proteins:
- the LOC130507164 gene encoding endoglucanase 15-like, which translates to MYCVIRPRSSQCFLTIKSMCIVLLLLSIASGKVSAGLNYGEALTKSLLYFEAQRSGKLPSDQRVQWRGDSAPGDGSDVHIDLSGGYYDAGDNMKFGFPLAFTTTMLAWGSVEMASQLHAHNEHQNVLMALKWATDYLIKAHPEPNVLYGQVGDGKLDHACWMRPEDMNTSHPRPSYRIDAQHPGADLAGETAAAMAAASLAFAPSDAAYANTLISHARDLFEFGKNHPGVYHDSITNAAGFYTSSGHEDELLWAAAWLHRATGDQMYLDYLTQASNSGGVRYAFSWDDKFVGAQVLAAKLVFEGKVKNEGKMAEYKRMAEQFICNCAQKGYSNVKKTPGGLLWFLPWENLQYTATASFVLSSYSKYLEAAQASVQCPNGVLQASDLLGLARAQVDYILGSNPKSMSYMVGFGTNYPNRPHHRGASIVSIKKDPKLKACNEGWYPWYKTSEPNPNVLVGAIVGGPDVNDVYQDERSDYQHNEPDTVTVAPFVGVFAALA; encoded by the exons ATGTATTGCGTGATAAGACCTAGGTCATCACAATGCTTCCTCACAATCAAAAGCATGTGCATTGTGTTGTTACTATTATCGATTGCTAGTGGAAAAGTTTCTGCAGGTTTAAATTACGGAGAAGCTCTCACAAAGAGTCTTTTGTATTTTGAAGCTCAACGCTCTGGAAAATTGCCATCAGACCAAAGAGTTCAATGGAGAGGGGATTCTGCACCTGGAGACGGTTCTGATGTTCAT ATTGATCTCAGTGGAGGGTATTATGATGCTGGAGACAACATGAAGTTTGGATTTCCTTTGGCGTTCACCACAACGATGCTAGCGTGGGGCAGTGTAGAGATGGCATCTCAGCTCCATGCCCACAATGAGCATCAAAACGTCCTTATGGCTCTTAAATGGGCCACTGACTATCTCATTAAAGCTCATCCAGAGCCCAATGTACTTTACGGACAGGTGGGAGATGGTAAGTTAGACCATGCCTGCTGGATGAGACCAGAGGACATGAACACTTCACATCCACGTCCATCATACCGCATTGATGCTCAGCATCCAGGTGCTGACCTGGCCGGCGAAACAGCTGCAGCTATGGCTGCAGCTTCTCTTGCATTTGCTCCGTCTGATGCAGCCTATGCCAACACACTCATTAGTCACGCCAGAGATCTATTTGAATTTGGTAAAAATCATCCCGGAGTTTATCATGACTCCATTACTAACGCGGCTGGCTTTTACACAAGTAGTGGCCATGAAGATGAGTTGTTATGGGCTGCAGCTTGGCTTCACCGGGCCACAGGAGACCAGATGTATCTCGATTATTTAACACAAGCTTCAAACAGCGGAGGTGTGAGGTACGCTTTCTCTTGGGACGATAAGTTCGTTGGGGCACAAGTCTTGGCAGCCAAG CTTGTGTTTGAAGGGAAAGTGAAGAACGAAGGGAAGATGGCAGAGTATAAAAGAATGGCCGAGCAGTTTATCTGCAACTGTGCTCAAAAGGGTTATAGTAACGTTAAGAAAACTCCAGGAGGGTTGCTTTGGTTCTTGCCATGGGAAAACCTCCAATACACAGCTACTGCTTCTTTCGTCTTATCAAGTTATAGTAAATACCTTGAGGCTGCACAAGCTTCCGTCCAGTGCCCCAATGGTGTTCTTCAAGCTTCTGATCTTCTCGGCCTCGCACGGGCGCAG GTAGACTACATACTTGGGTCAAACCCCAAGAGCATGAGCTACATGGTTGGATTCGGGACCAATTATCCTAATAGACCACACCATAGAGGAGCCTCTATAGTGTCAATCAAGAAAGATCCTAAACTGAAGGCATGCAATGAAGGGTGGTACCCTTGGTACAAAACTTCTGAACCGAACCCTAATGTTTTGGTTGGAGCTATTGTTGGTGGACCGGATGTGAACGATGTTTACCAAGATGAACGATCTGATTATCAGCATAACGAGCCCGACACTGTCACAGTTGCTCCTTTTGTTGGTGTTTTTGCTGCCCTCGCATGA